One window from the genome of Streptomyces sp. NBC_01476 encodes:
- a CDS encoding YhjD/YihY/BrkB family envelope integrity protein, with product MASLTGAWNRSAPGRLWKQAAHIELMHRSMGFAALGFVTLMPLLVVVAAATPWENRPGFAQWVVDGMGLDSDGTHSVRSMFAAPGNVLSATSAWSLASLAYFGLTFVASVETGYRKIWDLPSGPWHRDWRRAIWLAVLTAYLFCESQSATVMGSGAVPTVIRAALTFVLGVVFFAWGQRFLLGGGVNVRTALPGAVFTMLGLAGLRVFSHLFFAPLVVSNAVTYGPVGTVLTVVTWLVGVGFVVFGGALLGRHVRDGRMLRRGGEIPRPQQPEGWYEVPEEVTPGVLWRSDGAGGAID from the coding sequence ATGGCCAGTCTCACCGGCGCCTGGAACCGGTCCGCACCCGGAAGGTTGTGGAAGCAGGCCGCCCACATCGAGTTGATGCACCGCTCGATGGGATTCGCCGCGCTCGGCTTCGTCACCTTGATGCCGCTGCTGGTGGTGGTCGCCGCCGCGACCCCGTGGGAGAACCGCCCGGGCTTCGCGCAGTGGGTGGTCGACGGCATGGGCCTGGACTCCGACGGGACGCACAGCGTACGGAGCATGTTCGCGGCGCCCGGCAACGTACTGAGCGCGACCAGCGCGTGGAGCCTGGCGTCGCTGGCGTACTTCGGCCTCACCTTCGTGGCCAGCGTGGAGACCGGCTACCGGAAGATCTGGGACCTGCCGTCCGGGCCGTGGCACCGCGACTGGCGCCGGGCGATCTGGCTGGCGGTGCTCACCGCCTACCTCTTCTGCGAGTCGCAGAGCGCCACCGTGATGGGCAGCGGCGCCGTGCCGACCGTGATCCGCGCGGCCCTCACCTTCGTGCTCGGCGTCGTCTTCTTCGCCTGGGGCCAGCGGTTCCTGCTCGGCGGCGGGGTCAACGTACGCACCGCGCTGCCCGGCGCCGTCTTCACCATGCTCGGCCTGGCCGGCCTGCGGGTCTTCTCACACCTGTTCTTCGCACCGCTGGTCGTCAGCAACGCGGTCACCTACGGCCCGGTCGGCACCGTCCTGACCGTGGTGACCTGGCTGGTCGGCGTCGGCTTCGTGGTCTTCGGCGGCGCCCTGCTGGGCCGCCACGTCCGCGACGGGCGGATGCTGCGCAGGGGCGGCGAGATACCGCGCCCGCAGCAGCCGGAGGGGTGGTACGAGGTGCCGGAGGAAGTGACCCCCGGGGTGCTGTGGCGGTCGGACGGCGCGGGCGGCGCGATCGACTGA
- a CDS encoding IPT/TIG domain-containing protein, whose protein sequence is MPISPNQGSTGGGTLVTVTGTNLGGTTAVTFGGRPGTAVTNVSPTQVTAVSPSGSGTVGVTVTTPGGTSNPVPFFYVGAPFKSSLSENSGATAGGNTITINGTGLSTATGVAFGANTVAPTVVSDSVLSVVVPAGAAAGPVGVSVTTAGGTNNGLSYTYIDDPTVATVAPAGGPTSGGTAVTITGTNLASTDQVTFDGAPAPFSVINATTVSAVTPPGVAGPVDVAVSNPAGTDTAVGAFTYAAGPGI, encoded by the coding sequence ATGCCTATCAGCCCGAACCAGGGATCCACCGGTGGCGGAACCCTCGTCACCGTAACCGGCACGAACCTCGGCGGCACCACCGCCGTGACGTTCGGCGGGAGGCCCGGCACCGCGGTGACCAACGTCTCCCCGACTCAGGTCACGGCGGTCTCGCCGTCCGGCTCCGGCACGGTCGGCGTGACCGTGACCACCCCCGGCGGCACCAGCAACCCGGTCCCGTTCTTCTACGTCGGGGCCCCGTTCAAGTCCAGCCTGAGCGAGAACTCGGGGGCGACCGCCGGCGGCAACACCATCACCATCAACGGCACCGGCCTCTCCACGGCCACCGGGGTGGCCTTCGGTGCCAACACGGTCGCACCGACCGTGGTGTCGGACAGTGTGCTCAGCGTCGTGGTGCCCGCGGGCGCCGCGGCCGGACCTGTCGGGGTCAGCGTGACCACCGCGGGCGGCACCAACAACGGGCTGTCGTACACGTACATCGACGACCCGACCGTCGCCACGGTCGCCCCGGCCGGCGGTCCCACCTCCGGTGGCACCGCGGTGACCATCACCGGCACCAACCTGGCCTCGACCGACCAGGTCACCTTCGACGGAGCCCCGGCACCGTTCTCGGTCATCAACGCGACCACGGTGTCGGCAGTGACGCCGCCCGGAGTCGCCGGACCGGTGGACGTCGCCGTCAGCAACCCGGCGGGGACCGACACGGCCGTGGGTGCCTTCACCTACGCGGCAGGCCCCGGCATCTGA
- a CDS encoding IPT/TIG domain-containing protein produces the protein METPHSSPPAGPAALAALVAPTINVSTPVSGVAGTSVTLTGTGFTDVTAVTFGGVPSSYTVNSATKITAIAPPGSGSVQIVVTTTGGTSNGIGFVYTIATPVITSLVPNQGPVTGGNTVTLNGSGFNGATAVRFGTTLAAFAVVSSTQVTAVAPAGVLGTVNVTITTPGGTSAGVPYSYVGVPTLTAVTPNQGGLPGGNTVTLTGSNLGAASAVNFGGRPAISFTVVSSTQITAVVPTGSAGAVPVTVVTPGGTTSGDVSYYYLAAPVLTDRAPASGPTAGGNTVVLTGTGLVAASAVRFGAAMAGFTVVSDVQINAVAPPGAAGAVAITVVAPGGTSNGLAYTYLVAPVLTAVTPNQGSSAAGTVVTLTGTGLTSATAVLFGAVPAAFTVISDGVLTAAVPPGPSGTVSVTVVTPAGTSNGVVFTRPAPPEI, from the coding sequence ATGGAGACTCCGCACAGCTCACCGCCCGCCGGCCCAGCGGCACTGGCAGCCCTGGTCGCCCCCACGATCAACGTCAGCACTCCGGTCTCGGGGGTGGCCGGCACCTCGGTCACCCTGACCGGCACCGGGTTCACCGATGTGACGGCGGTGACCTTCGGCGGCGTCCCGAGTTCGTACACCGTGAACTCCGCGACCAAGATCACCGCGATCGCGCCGCCCGGATCGGGATCGGTGCAGATCGTCGTCACCACCACCGGTGGCACCAGCAACGGCATCGGTTTCGTGTACACGATCGCGACCCCCGTGATCACCTCCCTGGTGCCGAATCAGGGCCCGGTGACCGGCGGCAACACCGTCACGCTGAACGGCAGCGGCTTCAACGGCGCCACGGCGGTCCGCTTCGGAACCACCCTCGCCGCCTTCGCCGTTGTGTCGTCGACCCAGGTCACCGCGGTCGCCCCGGCCGGCGTGCTGGGTACGGTCAACGTCACGATCACCACGCCGGGCGGTACGAGCGCGGGTGTCCCCTACTCCTACGTGGGGGTGCCGACGCTGACCGCGGTGACACCGAACCAGGGGGGCCTGCCCGGCGGCAACACCGTCACCCTGACCGGCAGCAATCTCGGTGCGGCGAGCGCGGTCAACTTCGGCGGGCGCCCGGCGATTTCGTTCACCGTGGTGTCGTCGACCCAGATCACCGCCGTCGTGCCCACCGGTTCCGCGGGGGCTGTGCCCGTCACCGTGGTCACCCCGGGCGGCACGACCTCCGGTGATGTCTCCTACTACTACCTCGCCGCGCCCGTGCTCACCGACCGCGCCCCCGCCTCCGGACCCACCGCCGGCGGCAACACGGTGGTGCTCACCGGCACCGGCCTGGTCGCGGCGAGCGCGGTGCGGTTCGGCGCCGCCATGGCGGGGTTCACGGTCGTCTCCGACGTACAGATCAACGCCGTCGCACCCCCCGGGGCGGCGGGAGCGGTCGCCATCACCGTCGTCGCCCCGGGGGGTACGAGCAACGGCCTGGCGTACACCTATCTGGTGGCCCCCGTGCTGACCGCGGTGACGCCGAACCAGGGGAGTTCGGCCGCGGGCACGGTGGTGACGCTCACCGGGACGGGCCTGACAAGTGCCACCGCGGTGCTCTTCGGCGCTGTGCCGGCGGCTTTCACCGTCATCTCGGACGGCGTGCTCACCGCGGCGGTGCCGCCCGGTCCGAGCGGGACGGTCAGCGTCACCGTGGTCACCCCGGCCGGCACCAGCAACGGGGTCGTCTTCACCCGGCCGGCGCCGCCCGAGATCTGA